A region of Spiroplasma endosymbiont of Crioceris asparagi DNA encodes the following proteins:
- the rsmH gene encoding 16S rRNA (cytosine(1402)-N(4))-methyltransferase RsmH, producing MEHISVLLDEATDLLNIKQGGVYVDATLGRAGHSQKILNSLTNGKLFCFDLDTEAIKKSEILLNKISKNYLIFNENYKNLKACLAMQNVFKVDGVLYDLGVSSPQLDDQNRGFSYRFNSRIDMRMNQTQKLDGHYVVNNLSEQELTNIFFKYGEEKYAKSIAKNIVKKRLEKPIDTTFELVEIIKSSIPKREMIKKHPAKKVFQAIRIYVNDELSSLETSLEDALQILNVGGRVVVITFHSLEENIVKKIFKKYTIFKEDEIINKLPITIENNKQFKLVMKKPFTPNLTEQETNKRSRTAKLWAIERIKE from the coding sequence ATGGAACACATTTCTGTTTTATTGGATGAAGCAACAGACTTACTAAATATCAAACAAGGCGGAGTATATGTGGATGCCACTCTAGGGCGAGCTGGCCATTCTCAAAAAATATTAAATAGTTTAACTAATGGTAAGCTATTTTGTTTCGACTTAGATACAGAAGCAATTAAAAAAAGTGAAATTTTACTAAATAAAATAAGTAAAAATTATTTAATTTTTAATGAAAATTATAAAAATTTAAAAGCATGTTTAGCTATGCAAAATGTTTTTAAAGTTGATGGTGTTTTATATGACCTTGGCGTTTCTTCACCACAACTTGATGATCAAAATCGAGGATTCTCATATCGTTTCAATTCTAGAATTGATATGAGAATGAATCAAACACAAAAACTTGATGGACATTATGTTGTCAATAATTTATCAGAACAAGAATTAACTAATATTTTTTTTAAATATGGTGAAGAAAAGTATGCTAAGTCAATTGCAAAAAACATTGTAAAAAAAAGACTAGAAAAACCAATTGATACAACATTTGAATTAGTAGAGATTATTAAATCATCAATTCCCAAACGAGAAATGATTAAAAAACATCCAGCTAAAAAAGTATTTCAAGCAATTCGAATTTATGTAAATGATGAATTATCATCATTAGAAACATCATTAGAAGATGCATTACAAATTTTAAACGTTGGTGGTCGAGTAGTGGTAATTACATTCCACTCCCTAGAAGAGAACATTGTCAAAAAAATATTTAAAAAATATACTATTTTTAAAGAAGACGAAATCATTAATAAACTACCAATTACAATTGAAAACAACAAACAATTTAAGTTGGTGATGAAAAAACCATTTACCCCAAATTTAACAGAACAAGAAACAAACAAGAGATCTAGAACAGCCAAATTATGGGCGATAGAAAGAATTAAGGAATAA
- the sepF gene encoding cell division protein SepF, whose product MDENNTFDTSRLTHFKPEAYSEVKQIVHTLKKFKSVSVNFDSLSKEEKTRVIDFMLGAMFALDGAYHKVTKSIYVFDIK is encoded by the coding sequence ATGGATGAAAATAATACATTTGATACCAGCAGATTAACACATTTTAAACCAGAAGCTTATAGTGAAGTAAAACAAATTGTGCACACATTAAAAAAGTTTAAAAGTGTAAGTGTGAATTTTGATAGTTTAAGTAAAGAAGAAAAAACTCGTGTAATTGATTTTATGTTAGGAGCAATGTTTGCCTTAGATGGGGCATATCATAAAGTTACTAAATCAATATATGTATTTGATATTAAATAA
- the ftsZ gene encoding cell division protein FtsZ — protein MYNNFNQVAKIKVIGVGGGGCNAINRMMAENVQGVEFIVANTDAQVLAQSNCSKKITIGEKISKGLGAGANPEIGRLAALESESEIRQALVGADLIFVAAGMGGGTGTGAAPEIARIAMETGALVVAIVTKPFRFEGKMRNSYAINGLIELRKYIDSIITISNDRLLEIIGNLPIKDSFKEADNILKQGVQTITDLIAIPAVINLDFADVKTIMKEKGNALFGIGLGTGPDKAIEAANKAINSSLLETTIRGTKDAIINVTGGPTVSLNDAYDAVDIIQQASGEDINIIFGISINESLGDEIIVTVIATGDDEEYQLARKQVKLEVESRLVKTLEANINAEKILPRAQEPIKQGPTLQEAFDARLQNTATLENPIIDIQDTGEDYEYDDDDDDIPKSLDVKHVDTNTIAQFTNQESNEDHDDDEEDEDFPTFLRKNW, from the coding sequence ATGTACAATAATTTTAATCAAGTTGCAAAAATCAAAGTGATTGGTGTTGGTGGCGGTGGTTGCAACGCTATTAATAGAATGATGGCAGAAAATGTACAAGGTGTCGAATTTATTGTTGCTAACACAGATGCACAAGTTTTGGCTCAATCAAATTGTTCTAAAAAAATTACTATTGGTGAAAAAATTTCTAAAGGTTTAGGGGCAGGTGCTAATCCCGAAATTGGTAGACTTGCTGCTTTAGAATCAGAATCTGAAATAAGGCAAGCATTAGTTGGCGCTGATTTAATTTTTGTTGCTGCTGGAATGGGTGGTGGTACTGGAACTGGTGCTGCTCCCGAAATTGCAAGAATTGCTATGGAGACAGGAGCACTAGTTGTTGCCATTGTTACAAAACCATTTAGATTTGAAGGTAAAATGCGTAATTCTTATGCAATTAATGGTCTAATTGAGTTACGTAAATATATTGATTCAATAATTACAATTTCTAATGATCGTTTATTAGAAATCATTGGAAACTTACCAATTAAAGATTCTTTTAAAGAAGCTGATAATATTTTAAAACAAGGTGTTCAAACAATTACAGATTTAATTGCAATTCCTGCAGTTATTAACTTAGACTTTGCTGATGTGAAAACTATTATGAAAGAAAAAGGGAATGCCTTATTTGGTATTGGTTTAGGAACTGGTCCAGATAAAGCGATTGAAGCTGCTAACAAAGCAATTAATTCTTCACTTTTAGAAACTACAATTAGAGGAACTAAAGATGCAATTATTAATGTGACAGGTGGTCCAACCGTTTCTTTAAATGATGCATATGATGCAGTTGACATTATTCAACAAGCTTCTGGAGAAGATATTAATATTATTTTTGGAATTTCAATTAATGAAAGTTTAGGTGATGAAATTATCGTTACTGTGATTGCAACAGGAGATGATGAAGAATATCAATTAGCTAGAAAACAAGTGAAACTAGAAGTTGAATCTCGCTTAGTAAAAACATTAGAAGCAAACATCAATGCGGAAAAAATTTTGCCAAGAGCACAAGAACCTATTAAGCAAGGGCCAACATTACAAGAAGCATTTGATGCACGTCTCCAAAATACTGCAACTTTAGAAAATCCCATTATAGATATTCAAGATACTGGTGAAGACTATGAATATGATGATGACGATGATGATATTCCCAAATCATTAGATGTTAAGCATGTCGATACTAATACAATAGCGCAATTTACTAATCAAGAATCTAATGAAGATCATGATGATGATGAAGAAGATGAAGACTTTCCCACATTCTTAAGAAAGAACTGATAA
- the oppB gene encoding oligopeptide ABC transporter permease OppB, which yields MNQDFNKDIRSNLHDENNTSFENHIMGIEINSSLSKKGELLSKIKKFFINVNYGFNEFNQKRPLVGYSLKRICAAFVTLFLALAILFVLLKMVTPDSAFMSDINFDKSEIKPGNDAYMKLLNKRKESVGLTGPTIQQILRYFYNILPIFEKTIYLIDAKGEQHETHQLVYFGLVFSSKFGTPFQQDVWGLFKKAIPTSFKFGFVAIAATYLIGIPIGILAAKFKDKSVDGIINGFSAFLIAVPPLIIVMFVFLFSVKLFNISTIYSPDKIMTFIVPVFVIVLMYIPQVIVQTRRYVVDEMSSEYTKFAMSKGMSQSRVFFIHIFRNAGIRVIRDIPVFLIATLFGSSIFTEQQWSVDGMSQYIVGGVAMRETFLVMGYVTIAALAGIISSLIADLIMALMDPRVKLTK from the coding sequence ATGAACCAGGATTTTAATAAAGATATCCGTTCTAATTTACATGATGAAAATAACACCTCTTTTGAAAACCATATTATGGGGATTGAAATTAACTCAAGTTTAAGCAAGAAAGGTGAACTATTATCAAAGATAAAAAAATTCTTTATTAATGTAAATTACGGATTTAATGAATTTAATCAAAAACGACCATTAGTTGGGTATTCACTAAAAAGAATTTGTGCTGCCTTTGTAACGTTATTTTTAGCATTAGCAATTTTGTTTGTATTATTAAAAATGGTTACTCCTGATAGTGCATTTATGTCTGATATTAACTTTGACAAAAGTGAGATTAAACCAGGTAATGATGCCTACATGAAACTTCTAAATAAACGTAAAGAAAGTGTGGGATTAACAGGACCAACAATTCAACAAATTCTGCGTTACTTTTATAATATTTTGCCAATCTTTGAAAAAACTATTTATTTAATTGATGCAAAAGGTGAACAACACGAAACTCACCAATTAGTATATTTTGGTTTAGTATTTAGTTCTAAATTTGGAACCCCATTCCAACAAGATGTTTGAGGATTATTTAAAAAAGCAATTCCTACTTCATTTAAATTTGGATTTGTTGCGATTGCTGCTACGTATTTAATTGGAATTCCAATTGGAATATTAGCGGCCAAATTTAAAGATAAATCAGTTGATGGTATTATTAACGGATTCTCAGCATTCCTAATTGCAGTGCCACCACTAATCATTGTAATGTTTGTGTTCTTGTTCTCTGTAAAATTATTTAATATTTCAACAATATATTCTCCCGATAAGATCATGACGTTTATTGTGCCAGTATTTGTAATTGTATTAATGTATATTCCCCAAGTTATTGTGCAAACAAGAAGGTATGTAGTTGATGAAATGTCATCTGAATATACTAAGTTTGCTATGTCAAAAGGGATGTCACAATCAAGAGTGTTCTTTATTCACATTTTTAGAAATGCCGGAATTCGAGTTATTCGAGATATCCCAGTATTTCTAATTGCCACATTATTTGGTTCTTCAATCTTTACAGAACAACAATGATCAGTTGATGGGATGAGTCAATACATTGTTGGGGGAGTGGCAATGCGTGAAACCTTCTTAGTTATGGGTTATGTTACAATTGCTGCCTTAGCAGGAATTATCTCTTCATTAATTGCCGACT